ATCCCGAGGCTTTAATTACGAGCTTCCTCGGGGACCGAAACATCCTCTTTTACCTGATCGAGGGTCCGTATCTGTACTTCCTGGATGATACAGGACACATCTACCGTACCTTAGCCGATGCTGACGATGATTCACGGCTTACCCTTATAGCTGACAACGCTGATGTGAATTTCCGGACCTTCAAGGTCTCGGGCGGGCGGATCTACTATAATGCGCTGAAGAACAACACTACCTGGGTGGCTTCGAGGTCCCGCGACGGGAGTGGAGTCATTCAGTGGATAGCAAGCGGAGCTATTCAGAAAAGCAAATTTTACCACCCCTATGCCACAAACATGAACCTTATGGTTGACAACGAACCTGCTGAAACCGAGTATTCGCTGAAATCCATGGTGCTCTACACCCTCCCTCTTATCGGTGGAGTTCCCAAAGCAGCCAATCTCAAAAATCCGCTGGAATCCAATGCCGCCACTGCCGGCAGCTGGTCCGACCATTATTTTCTGTTCAACAAAGGCATTAAAGTAGACGCCACCGGCGAGGAGCTGGACTATAACACCGGCAAAGGCTTCCTGATGGATAAGAACGGAAAGATCCTGCAGCTCAGCCAGAACAGCGTGATCAGCATCAGCGAGATTGCCGCGAATAAGCTGGTCTATGCAGATTCCAAAGGCAAAGCCTACATCAGCACGCTGGCTAACGGCAAAATCATCTCCTCCAAGTCGCTGCCGCTGTCGAATATTAAAGATATCCGAACGGTTAGAAACGGCTCGGCACTTACCACCGTATTGTTCACCGCAGCCGATGCTTACTTGCTGAATGCCGATTTTTCCTTGACCAAATTGAGCGGCGTCGAATCCGATTACTCTGTAATTACAGACAATATTCCAGGCTTGTATTACATCAATGGTCTGGATAACGACTGCCTGTACCGGTACAGCAATGACGGC
The window above is part of the Paenibacillus sp. FSL H8-0048 genome. Proteins encoded here:
- a CDS encoding DUF5050 domain-containing protein — encoded protein: MFRKTGILLLVLLLASLGTLGGGGLSHTAAAAASAKSYVYYVSDDVLYRVTSDGSETQKIVENYDGNGLDSTGKYLYFYYDDGMGIQRLSLSDPEALITSFLGDRNILFYLIEGPYLYFLDDTGHIYRTLADADDDSRLTLIADNADVNFRTFKVSGGRIYYNALKNNTTWVASRSRDGSGVIQWIASGAIQKSKFYHPYATNMNLMVDNEPAETEYSLKSMVLYTLPLIGGVPKAANLKNPLESNAATAGSWSDHYFLFNKGIKVDATGEELDYNTGKGFLMDKNGKILQLSQNSVISISEIAANKLVYADSKGKAYISTLANGKIISSKSLPLSNIKDIRTVRNGSALTTVLFTAADAYLLNADFSLTKLSGVESDYSVITDNIPGLYYINGLDNDCLYRYSNDGKTKTKLSTGPVSYLALVSAK